Proteins encoded in a region of the Sterolibacterium denitrificans genome:
- a CDS encoding sulfurtransferase TusA family protein → MRFDKDLDARGLNCPLPILRAKKALNDMSSGQILRIVTTDPGSVRDFNAFALQTGNELISSTETSTETGNQEFEFHLVRK, encoded by the coding sequence ATCCGTTTCGACAAGGATCTGGATGCACGTGGCCTGAACTGCCCACTACCGATCCTGCGCGCCAAGAAGGCACTGAACGACATGAGCAGTGGCCAGATTTTGCGGATTGTGACCACCGATCCGGGGTCGGTCAGGGATTTCAATGCATTTGCCCTGCAAACGGGCAATGAGCTGATTTCGAGTACCGAGACAAGTACCGAGACGGGAAACCAGGAGTTCGAGTTTCACCTGGTACGCAAATGA
- the moaC gene encoding cyclic pyranopterin monophosphate synthase MoaC, which yields MSCTDSHSPLTHFDGAGQAHMVDVGEKAETRRVARAAGCIVMQPETLALIREGSAKKGDVLGVARIAAIQASKRTADLIPLCHPLSLTRVAVEFLVDAERSRVVCEVTAETLGRTGVEMEALVATNIGLLTIYDMCKAADRGMRIEDVRLVEKSGGKSGHWLAA from the coding sequence ATGAGTTGTACGGATTCACATTCACCCTTGACGCATTTTGATGGCGCCGGCCAGGCTCACATGGTCGATGTCGGGGAAAAGGCCGAAACCCGCCGGGTGGCGCGGGCGGCCGGCTGCATTGTGATGCAGCCGGAGACGCTGGCGCTGATCCGGGAGGGCAGTGCAAAGAAGGGTGATGTGCTGGGGGTTGCGCGGATTGCGGCCATCCAGGCGTCAAAACGGACAGCCGATCTGATCCCCTTGTGCCATCCTCTGTCATTGACGCGGGTGGCTGTCGAATTTCTGGTCGATGCCGAGCGCAGCCGGGTCGTTTGCGAGGTGACGGCGGAAACCCTGGGCCGCACCGGCGTCGAGATGGAGGCGCTGGTCGCAACGAATATCGGGCTGCTGACCATCTACGATATGTGCAAGGCTGCGGACCGTGGCATGCGTATCGAGGATGTGCGGCTGGTTGAAAAGTCCGGGGGAAAATCCGGGCATTGGCTTGCTGCCTGA
- a CDS encoding M48 family metalloprotease, giving the protein MILLLCLAPAVLADGLPELGDLSRIDFSPAMEQRTGESIMRDIRLHEPGYISDPEINGYLNHLGSRLLSQSSEARQNFEFFALRDPSLNAFAMPGGYIGVHTGLITATRSESELASVLAHEISHVTQHHLARQISSQSQGQLPMLLALAVAILASRSNSDLAQGALMTGQAASIQNQLNYSRDFEREADRLGLQLLENAGFDVRAMADFFERLQKYGRLYENNAPGYLRTHPLTSERIADLENRIHERPYRQVADSLDYLLVRTKLRASEGSPQDAVTEFTSQIREHKYSNEIAARYGLTVALARAQDYAKAEQEIATLRKLKADSPMIESISADLRRKQNDPAGALKILRTAQVRYPQARGLAYALTDTLLTTHQTQEALQFIQEDLQNYPNDARMHELLARTYAALGKTLQQHRAQAEAYALQGQLLMAIEQLQLAQKLGENDYFEQSKVDARLRELKQRHAEETKEMKEK; this is encoded by the coding sequence ATGATCCTGCTGCTGTGCCTGGCTCCCGCGGTTCTTGCCGATGGCCTGCCGGAACTCGGCGATCTTTCGCGGATCGATTTTTCGCCGGCAATGGAGCAACGCACCGGCGAGTCGATCATGCGCGACATCCGGCTGCATGAACCCGGCTACATCAGCGATCCCGAGATCAACGGCTATCTGAACCATCTGGGCTCACGCCTGCTGAGCCAGAGCAGCGAGGCACGCCAGAACTTCGAATTCTTCGCCCTGCGCGATCCGAGTCTGAACGCCTTTGCCATGCCCGGCGGCTACATTGGCGTCCACACCGGACTCATCACGGCGACCCGCTCCGAATCCGAACTGGCCTCGGTGCTTGCCCACGAAATCTCCCACGTCACCCAACACCACCTGGCCCGCCAGATCAGCAGCCAAAGCCAGGGACAGCTGCCGATGCTGCTGGCTTTGGCGGTAGCCATCCTGGCATCGCGCAGCAACTCCGACCTCGCCCAGGGCGCCCTGATGACCGGCCAGGCTGCCAGCATTCAGAATCAACTCAACTACTCACGGGATTTCGAGCGCGAGGCGGACCGGCTGGGACTCCAGTTACTGGAAAATGCCGGCTTCGATGTGCGGGCAATGGCGGACTTCTTCGAGCGTCTGCAAAAGTACGGGCGTCTTTATGAAAACAACGCGCCCGGTTATCTGCGCACCCACCCGCTGACCTCGGAACGCATCGCCGACCTGGAAAACCGCATCCACGAGCGTCCTTACCGACAGGTTGCCGATTCTCTCGACTACCTGCTGGTCCGCACCAAGCTGAGGGCCAGCGAAGGCAGTCCGCAGGATGCCGTGACTGAATTCACCTCGCAGATACGCGAGCACAAATACAGCAACGAAATCGCCGCGCGCTATGGCCTGACCGTGGCCCTGGCACGCGCCCAGGATTACGCCAAGGCAGAGCAGGAAATTGCCACACTGCGCAAGTTGAAGGCAGATTCACCGATGATCGAATCAATTTCTGCCGACTTGCGCAGAAAACAGAATGACCCGGCAGGCGCGCTCAAGATCCTGCGCACCGCCCAGGTGCGCTATCCGCAAGCGCGCGGTCTGGCGTATGCCCTGACGGACACCCTGCTGACCACCCATCAGACGCAGGAAGCCCTGCAGTTCATACAGGAAGACTTGCAGAACTACCCCAATGATGCGCGCATGCACGAACTGCTGGCGCGTACCTACGCGGCACTCGGCAAGACGTTGCAACAACACCGTGCCCAGGCCGAAGCCTACGCCCTGCAGGGACAACTGCTGATGGCGATCGAACAGTTGCAGCTGGCGCAGAAACTGGGGGAAAACGATTACTTCGAACAATCCAAGGTCGACGCCCGCTTGCGCGAGCTGAAACAGCGGCATGCCGAGGAAACCAAGGAAATGAAGGAAAAATGA
- the flgM gene encoding flagellar biosynthesis anti-sigma factor FlgM, which produces MKIDSSIKSLGGLSGEARKDAAKPAGTASSPAAGQSTQSAEVALSPLSARLQELESAMATTPVADSQRVAAIREAIAAGTFQVDASKIADGLVDSVRQMLAAQK; this is translated from the coding sequence ATGAAAATCGACAGCTCGATCAAATCGCTCGGCGGCTTGTCCGGCGAGGCGCGCAAGGACGCGGCGAAGCCGGCAGGCACCGCGTCCAGCCCGGCTGCAGGACAAAGCACCCAGAGCGCCGAAGTCGCCTTGTCACCGCTTTCGGCACGCTTGCAGGAACTGGAAAGCGCCATGGCGACAACCCCGGTGGCGGACAGCCAGCGCGTCGCCGCCATCCGCGAAGCCATCGCCGCCGGCACCTTCCAGGTCGACGCCAGCAAGATTGCCGACGGCCTGGTCGACAGCGTCCGTCAAATGCTGGCCGCGCAGAAATAA
- a CDS encoding flagella synthesis protein FlgN, producing MQAAADTRLARFIEDELAMLRSFVELLQHEQRILTEGDIDELTPLIEKKGRLADLLTQLAGQRNEILAAAGYPHDRAGIDIWLERRSPTGEAAQDARDSWENILALAVQARTLNETNGKLIGIRLQHNQQTLNSLLAAGNRSALYGPDGQPHASGGGRSFGAV from the coding sequence GTGCAAGCTGCTGCCGATACCCGTCTTGCCCGTTTCATCGAGGATGAACTGGCAATGCTGCGCAGCTTTGTCGAATTGTTGCAACACGAACAGAGGATCCTGACCGAAGGCGACATTGACGAGCTGACGCCCTTGATCGAGAAAAAAGGGCGGCTTGCCGACCTCCTCACCCAGCTTGCCGGGCAGCGCAATGAAATTCTGGCTGCCGCAGGATATCCGCACGACCGGGCCGGAATCGATATCTGGCTGGAACGACGCAGCCCGACAGGCGAAGCAGCGCAAGACGCTCGCGACAGCTGGGAAAACATTCTCGCGCTGGCCGTTCAGGCCCGCACGCTGAACGAAACCAACGGCAAGCTGATCGGCATCCGCCTGCAACACAATCAGCAGACCTTGAACTCCCTGCTTGCCGCCGGCAACCGGTCAGCCCTGTACGGACCGGACGGCCAGCCCCACGCCAGCGGTGGCGGCCGATCATTCGGCGCAGTCTGA
- the motD gene encoding flagellar motor protein MotD, translating into MSRRRHRHEEEAENHERWLVSYADFITLLFAFFVVMYAVSSVNEGKYRILSDSIVSAFRNVPGSTAGAQVEVGSAAPTLVLPMIVPNRPVVAAKPASEAKRKAKEKMRDMAQEISDALGPLVENGQVRVTEGARGITVDINASVLFSSGEARLASEALAPLTAVARILAPTDFPITVEGHTDDIPIATAQFASNWELSGVRASSVVRLMIDNGVAASRLTAVGYADQRPIAGNESAEGRARNRRVAITIESRMPDQADAGSVSAITKGNALP; encoded by the coding sequence ATGTCACGCCGCCGCCATCGCCACGAAGAGGAAGCCGAGAACCACGAGCGCTGGCTGGTGTCCTACGCCGACTTCATCACGCTGCTGTTCGCTTTTTTCGTGGTGATGTATGCGGTATCGTCGGTGAATGAGGGTAAATACCGGATCCTTTCGGATTCCATTGTGTCCGCTTTCCGGAACGTGCCTGGGTCGACCGCCGGTGCCCAGGTCGAGGTGGGGTCAGCCGCCCCGACGCTGGTCTTGCCGATGATCGTGCCGAATCGGCCGGTGGTTGCAGCCAAGCCGGCTAGCGAGGCCAAGCGCAAGGCCAAGGAAAAGATGCGTGACATGGCGCAGGAAATCAGCGATGCGCTCGGGCCCCTGGTGGAAAATGGACAGGTGCGGGTGACCGAAGGTGCGCGGGGGATTACGGTCGATATCAATGCCAGCGTGTTGTTTTCGTCGGGGGAGGCGCGCCTGGCCAGTGAGGCGCTGGCGCCGCTGACCGCCGTGGCGCGCATCCTGGCGCCAACCGATTTTCCGATTACGGTCGAGGGGCATACCGACGATATCCCGATCGCGACGGCCCAGTTTGCTTCCAATTGGGAGCTCTCAGGCGTGCGCGCTTCCAGTGTGGTGCGCCTGATGATCGATAACGGCGTCGCCGCCAGCCGCCTGACGGCCGTGGGTTATGCTGATCAGCGCCCGATCGCCGGGAATGAGTCGGCAGAGGGACGTGCCCGCAACCGGCGTGTCGCCATTACCATCGAATCAAGAATGCCGGATCAGGCCGATGCCGGGAGTGTGTCGGCAATCACGAAGGGCAACGCGCTGCCCTGA
- a CDS encoding flagellar motor protein, producing MRAIDKISIVGLLLGIGAILFGQVLEGGHVSSLIQPTAFLIVVGGTMGAVMLQSPLPAFVTGLRMLKWVFVPPAVAAEEIIDRTLAWSVLARREGLLALEGQFPQLNDPFHIHGLQLLVDGAEPNNLRAVLEVQIDVYEAQMKLAARIWESAGGYSPTIGILGAVMGLIHVMENLTDPSRLGAGIAVAFVATIYGVGLANLVFLPVAKKLLVNIARLVALREMYVDGLVGIANGDNPRVIEGRMRGYVQ from the coding sequence ATGAGGGCCATCGACAAGATCAGTATCGTCGGTTTGTTGCTGGGTATTGGTGCAATCCTGTTTGGCCAGGTGCTCGAAGGCGGCCATGTGTCATCGCTCATCCAGCCCACGGCCTTCCTGATCGTGGTGGGGGGCACCATGGGCGCGGTGATGCTGCAGAGTCCCTTGCCCGCATTCGTGACGGGCTTGCGCATGCTCAAGTGGGTTTTTGTGCCGCCGGCCGTTGCCGCGGAGGAAATCATCGACCGCACGCTGGCTTGGAGCGTGCTCGCCCGCCGTGAAGGCTTGCTGGCGCTGGAAGGGCAGTTCCCCCAATTGAATGATCCATTCCACATCCATGGCCTGCAACTGCTGGTGGATGGCGCCGAGCCGAACAATCTGCGCGCGGTTCTCGAAGTGCAGATCGATGTCTATGAAGCCCAGATGAAACTGGCCGCGAGAATCTGGGAGTCGGCAGGCGGCTATTCACCGACGATCGGCATCCTTGGTGCGGTGATGGGGCTGATCCATGTCATGGAGAATCTGACCGATCCTTCCCGGCTGGGAGCGGGGATCGCCGTTGCCTTCGTTGCCACGATCTACGGTGTGGGTCTGGCAAATCTGGTGTTTTTGCCGGTAGCCAAGAAATTGCTGGTAAACATTGCCCGTCTCGTTGCCTTGCGCGAAATGTACGTCGATGGACTGGTCGGCATCGCCAACGGAGACAATCCGCGCGTCATCGAAGGACGCATGCGCGGCTACGTCCAGTGA
- a CDS encoding RNA polymerase sigma factor FliA: MTYNAQGIPDKEQLVSQYAPLVKRIAYHLMARLPPNVQVEDLIQNGMIGLLDAIARYEDGLGAQFETYAVQRVRGAMLDGLRENDWLPRGLRREMRRIEAAIHTLEQKHGRAPQEGELAESLGMSLEEYQKLLLDARGHQLVYFEDLGDAEEGGGDAFLERHLASEQLDPLAMLIDQDRREALVQAIENLPEREKLMMALYYDEELNLREIGEVLGVTESRVCQLHTQAIARLRSNVLGDSAAARQAVRGKAGRPRKKQS, translated from the coding sequence ATGACGTATAACGCGCAGGGCATTCCAGACAAAGAACAGCTCGTCTCTCAATATGCGCCTCTGGTCAAGCGGATTGCCTATCATTTGATGGCCAGGCTGCCACCCAATGTGCAGGTCGAGGATCTGATACAGAACGGCATGATCGGCCTGCTGGATGCCATCGCTCGCTACGAGGACGGACTGGGCGCCCAGTTCGAAACCTATGCCGTGCAGCGCGTGCGCGGCGCCATGCTCGACGGGCTGCGCGAGAACGACTGGCTGCCGCGCGGCTTGCGGCGCGAGATGCGGCGGATCGAAGCCGCAATCCATACCCTGGAACAGAAACACGGTCGTGCGCCGCAGGAAGGCGAGCTTGCCGAATCGCTCGGCATGTCGCTGGAGGAATACCAGAAGCTGTTGCTCGATGCACGTGGCCATCAACTTGTATATTTCGAGGACCTGGGCGATGCCGAGGAAGGTGGGGGAGATGCCTTTCTGGAGAGGCACCTGGCTTCGGAGCAACTCGATCCCCTGGCCATGCTGATTGACCAGGACAGGCGTGAAGCCTTGGTGCAGGCCATTGAAAATCTGCCGGAACGGGAAAAGCTGATGATGGCCTTGTATTACGACGAGGAGTTGAATCTGCGCGAGATCGGCGAAGTTCTTGGCGTGACCGAGTCGCGTGTGTGTCAGTTGCACACCCAGGCGATTGCGCGCCTGCGCAGCAACGTGCTCGGCGATTCTGCCGCTGCCCGCCAGGCCGTGCGCGGCAAGGCAGGGCGCCCAAGGAAGAAGCAATCATGA
- a CDS encoding WbqC family protein, whose product MQPYLFPYLGYFQLIRAVDAFVIYDDVDFIKGGWINRNYILGHADKQLVTLPLQGASPNKRINQLEVSARHKLLQTIRQCYGKAPHFAAVYPVLMDIFSQQTSQLALLLEYQLRSICAYLGLQPKWFVSSAMEKAAGLRGQGKILDICDVLGATRYINLPGGKSLYDREAFAERGLQLSFLQPGAVCYRQFGRKFVPGLSIVDVMMFNDREQCAKLLDAYELV is encoded by the coding sequence ATGCAACCCTATCTGTTCCCGTATCTGGGCTACTTTCAGCTCATTCGGGCGGTGGATGCGTTTGTGATTTACGACGATGTGGATTTCATCAAAGGTGGCTGGATAAACCGGAATTACATTCTCGGCCATGCCGACAAGCAGCTTGTCACGTTGCCGCTGCAGGGCGCAAGCCCAAATAAGCGGATAAATCAGCTTGAAGTGTCTGCTCGGCACAAACTTTTGCAGACCATTCGTCAGTGCTATGGCAAGGCGCCGCATTTCGCAGCGGTCTATCCGGTGCTGATGGATATCTTCAGCCAGCAGACCAGCCAGTTGGCGCTGCTTCTCGAGTATCAATTGCGCAGCATCTGCGCCTACCTGGGGCTGCAGCCGAAATGGTTCGTTTCTTCGGCCATGGAGAAAGCCGCCGGGCTGCGCGGACAGGGCAAAATTCTGGATATCTGCGATGTGCTGGGCGCTACCCGGTACATCAACCTGCCTGGCGGAAAATCGCTATACGACAGAGAGGCTTTTGCTGAACGCGGTCTGCAGCTTTCGTTTCTGCAACCCGGAGCGGTGTGCTACCGGCAGTTCGGGAGGAAGTTCGTGCCCGGTTTGTCCATCGTCGATGTCATGATGTTCAACGACCGGGAGCAGTGCGCAAAGTTGCTCGATGCGTACGAGCTTGTTTGA
- a CDS encoding MinD/ParA family ATP-binding protein: MADWACAEAEVPGGWVGDQAAGLRRMFGSRGPQVVAFASGREACGRTTLVVQTATALAAAGHTVLIVDENQAPNNAISYFGLKTRHDLYQVLQGERSLGQVVLEAAPLVRILPAVRAAKELEQANRNATLAQRRLPTSLQEMQRGVDFVLIDSSVRQQGQLSPLTLAARHVAVVVGAQSTAITHAYALIKRIVQERGRDGFQVVITRPRTREEARAIFDNMRRVAREHLDVRLDYLGASLVPVTDNLASALLQRLPPAIQGSGNDPVWSPGRQGELEGLGSAGARLETAWGG, translated from the coding sequence GTGGCTGACTGGGCATGTGCTGAAGCAGAAGTGCCCGGTGGCTGGGTCGGCGATCAGGCCGCCGGCTTGCGGCGCATGTTCGGCAGCCGTGGGCCGCAGGTGGTGGCTTTTGCCTCCGGTCGTGAAGCCTGCGGGCGCACCACCCTGGTCGTGCAGACGGCGACGGCGCTGGCGGCGGCGGGCCACACCGTGCTGATCGTGGATGAGAATCAGGCCCCGAACAACGCGATTTCCTACTTCGGCCTGAAGACGCGCCATGATCTTTACCAGGTGTTGCAAGGAGAACGCAGCCTGGGCCAGGTGGTGCTGGAAGCCGCGCCGTTGGTTCGCATCCTGCCCGCCGTGCGCGCGGCAAAGGAACTGGAGCAGGCCAACCGCAATGCAACGCTGGCGCAGCGGCGCCTACCCACCAGCCTGCAGGAAATGCAGCGTGGCGTGGACTTCGTTCTGATCGACAGCAGCGTCCGGCAACAAGGTCAGCTATCGCCATTGACGCTGGCCGCACGCCATGTGGCGGTCGTGGTGGGTGCGCAGAGCACGGCGATCACCCATGCCTACGCGCTGATCAAGCGCATCGTGCAGGAGCGCGGGCGGGATGGCTTCCAGGTGGTCATCACCCGTCCGCGCACCCGGGAGGAAGCGCGCGCCATTTTCGACAACATGCGGCGAGTGGCGCGCGAACATCTCGATGTGCGTCTCGATTATCTCGGCGCTTCACTGGTGCCGGTGACGGACAACCTGGCAAGCGCCCTGCTGCAGCGTTTGCCGCCGGCGATTCAGGGCAGCGGAAACGATCCGGTTTGGTCACCCGGACGCCAGGGCGAACTGGAAGGTCTGGGAAGCGCTGGTGCAAGACTGGAAACCGCATGGGGTGGGTGA
- the flhF gene encoding flagellar biosynthesis protein FlhF, translating to MSMRRFVAPTARDCLRKVKEELGADAIVVSNKPVPGGVEILAMTSEGFELLSRQMPARAPMAASTPATATVTPPASLGSAAARQAYSANQSMHQAPERSVHARAGSEDDDYTVSLSAQRRQPPLARPEWPVQAGNTGSAKPAAAPVVQEKPRLRPLPGREPQAASSTPLQREPLGQPAAVPHEPGLRAQRGMSASAADFLPEQHEPMQQQVSELMGEMHTIRALLERQLAGFAWGEMSRESPVRTMALAEMLDVGFSGQLARKLCQEMPAELNTDDARKWLKSALNRRLRTLSSDNDIIDRGGVFALVGPTGVGKTTTTAKLAARCVVRYGADKLALLTTDGYRIGAHEQLRIYGRILGVPVHVVRDGDDLRHTLADLRDKHMVLIDTVGMSQRDRMVAEQAAMLMRTGEVNRLLLLNATSRGDTLDDVVRAYAGEDLAGVILSKVDETASLAPALDAVIRHGLLLCYIANGQRVPEDMHLPNRNYLLHRAFKLPGEASPHHLQTQEAGLVMAAPSQKAAGGRRG from the coding sequence ATGAGCATGCGACGCTTTGTGGCACCGACCGCGCGCGACTGCCTGCGCAAGGTGAAGGAAGAACTCGGGGCGGATGCCATCGTGGTTTCCAACAAGCCGGTACCGGGCGGCGTGGAAATCCTGGCCATGACTTCGGAAGGCTTCGAGCTGCTGTCGCGGCAGATGCCCGCCCGTGCTCCGATGGCGGCAAGCACTCCGGCTACGGCTACGGTCACGCCGCCGGCCTCGTTGGGAAGCGCGGCGGCTCGGCAGGCGTATTCGGCCAACCAGTCGATGCATCAGGCGCCGGAACGGAGCGTTCATGCACGCGCCGGCTCGGAAGATGACGATTACACCGTCAGCCTTTCCGCCCAGCGGCGCCAGCCGCCGCTGGCCCGGCCCGAGTGGCCGGTGCAGGCTGGCAATACCGGATCGGCAAAGCCGGCCGCCGCGCCGGTCGTCCAGGAAAAGCCGCGTCTGCGTCCTTTGCCGGGACGCGAGCCGCAGGCTGCGTCCTCCACGCCGCTACAGCGGGAACCGCTCGGGCAGCCCGCCGCCGTGCCGCACGAGCCGGGCCTGCGCGCGCAGCGCGGCATGTCCGCTTCGGCAGCGGATTTTCTGCCGGAACAGCACGAGCCGATGCAGCAGCAGGTTTCCGAATTGATGGGTGAAATGCACACGATCAGGGCGTTGCTGGAACGCCAGTTGGCCGGTTTTGCCTGGGGTGAAATGTCGCGTGAATCGCCGGTCAGGACCATGGCCCTGGCCGAGATGCTGGATGTCGGTTTTTCCGGGCAACTGGCGCGCAAGCTCTGCCAGGAAATGCCGGCCGAACTGAATACCGACGATGCGCGCAAATGGTTGAAGAGTGCGCTGAACCGGCGTCTGCGCACGCTCAGCAGCGATAACGACATCATCGACCGCGGCGGCGTTTTCGCGCTGGTCGGCCCGACCGGGGTCGGCAAGACCACCACGACCGCCAAGCTCGCCGCCCGCTGCGTGGTGCGCTACGGCGCCGACAAGCTGGCCCTGCTGACCACCGATGGCTATCGGATCGGCGCTCACGAACAATTGCGCATCTATGGCCGTATCCTCGGCGTGCCGGTGCATGTCGTGCGTGATGGCGACGACTTGCGCCACACCCTGGCGGATTTGCGCGACAAGCACATGGTGCTGATCGATACCGTCGGCATGAGCCAGCGCGACCGCATGGTGGCCGAGCAGGCGGCCATGCTGATGCGCACCGGCGAGGTGAATCGCCTGCTGCTGCTCAATGCCACCAGCCGTGGCGACACCCTGGACGACGTGGTACGGGCGTATGCCGGCGAGGATCTGGCCGGCGTGATACTCAGCAAGGTCGACGAGACGGCATCCCTGGCGCCGGCGCTGGATGCGGTGATTCGTCATGGCTTGCTGCTGTGCTACATCGCCAATGGACAGCGCGTGCCCGAAGACATGCATTTGCCGAATCGCAACTACCTGTTGCACCGCGCATTCAAACTGCCCGGCGAGGCATCGCCGCATCATTTGCAGACCCAGGAAGCCGGCCTGGTCATGGCGGCGCCATCGCAAAAGGCGGCGGGGGGACGGCGTGGCTGA
- the flhA gene encoding flagellar biosynthesis protein FlhA — translation MAATLGMQTLFSRGNLQQLAAPLLIVMILAMMVLPLPPFLLDLFFTFNIALSIMVMLVAMYAMKPLDFSVFPTILLVTTLMRLSLNVASTRVVLLEGHTGPDAAGKVIEAFGHFLVGGNYAVGLVVFVILVVINFVVITKGAGRIAEVSARFTLDAMPGKQMAIDADLNAGLIGEDEARKRRTAISQEADFFGSMDGASKFVRGDAIAGILILFINIIGGLIVGMLQHDLSFAQAAANYTLLTIGDGLVAQIPALIISTAAGLVVSRVTTDEDIGQQVSSQMFGNPSVILLTAFIIGVLGLIPGMPNLIFLLLAAAIGGLGWWLLKRQAEPPVVEAQPAEQLVPQETQDASWSDVAPVDVLGLEVGYRLIPLVDKGQDGELLKRIRGLRKKFAQEIGFLCAPVHIRDNLELKPNAYRLTLKGVDIGAGEAYLGMFMAINPGRVAGQLPGTPTTDPAFGLPAIWIEANLREQAQALGYTVVDAGTVVATHINHVILSHAADLLGRQETQALLDHIAKDAPKLIEDLVPKLLSVSIVQRVLQSLLEEGVNIRDMHTIIETLAEYAPRTQDPLELTTQVRIALGRAIAQQLFPGNTDMTVMTIEPGLERILGQAMQTGNDAGAGGIEPGLADTLLRETAATAQRQEESGMPAVLLVPNHLRWLLSRFLRRAVPTLKVISNAEVPDSRTIRITAIIGA, via the coding sequence ATGGCGGCGACACTCGGCATGCAGACCCTGTTCTCGCGCGGCAATCTCCAGCAGCTTGCCGCGCCGTTGTTGATCGTGATGATCCTGGCGATGATGGTGCTGCCGTTGCCGCCCTTCCTGCTCGATCTGTTCTTCACCTTCAACATCGCACTGTCGATCATGGTGATGCTGGTGGCGATGTACGCCATGAAACCGCTGGATTTCTCGGTCTTCCCGACCATCCTGCTGGTGACCACGCTGATGCGCCTGTCGCTCAACGTCGCTTCGACCCGGGTGGTGCTGCTCGAAGGCCATACCGGGCCGGATGCGGCAGGCAAGGTGATCGAAGCCTTTGGCCACTTCCTGGTCGGCGGCAACTATGCCGTGGGCCTGGTGGTCTTCGTGATCCTGGTGGTCATCAACTTCGTCGTCATCACCAAGGGCGCCGGCCGCATCGCCGAAGTTTCCGCTCGCTTCACTCTGGATGCCATGCCGGGCAAGCAGATGGCCATCGACGCCGACCTGAATGCCGGCCTGATCGGCGAAGACGAAGCGCGCAAGCGGCGTACGGCGATTTCCCAGGAGGCGGATTTCTTCGGCTCCATGGACGGTGCCAGCAAGTTCGTCCGTGGCGATGCGATTGCCGGCATTCTGATTCTCTTCATCAACATCATTGGCGGTCTGATCGTCGGCATGCTGCAGCACGACCTGAGCTTTGCCCAGGCGGCGGCCAACTACACCCTGCTGACCATCGGCGATGGGCTGGTGGCGCAGATTCCGGCGCTGATCATTTCCACGGCGGCCGGCCTGGTGGTGAGCCGGGTCACCACGGATGAGGACATCGGGCAGCAGGTGAGCAGCCAGATGTTCGGCAATCCCAGCGTGATTCTGCTGACGGCCTTCATCATCGGCGTGCTGGGCCTGATTCCGGGCATGCCCAATCTGATCTTTCTGCTGCTGGCTGCCGCCATCGGCGGCCTGGGCTGGTGGCTGCTCAAGCGCCAGGCCGAACCGCCGGTTGTCGAAGCGCAGCCGGCTGAACAACTCGTCCCGCAGGAAACGCAGGATGCCAGCTGGTCGGACGTGGCGCCCGTCGATGTGCTGGGCCTGGAGGTCGGCTATCGTCTGATTCCCCTGGTGGACAAGGGTCAGGACGGTGAATTGTTGAAGCGCATTCGTGGTCTGCGCAAGAAGTTTGCCCAGGAAATCGGCTTTTTGTGCGCGCCGGTGCACATTCGCGACAACCTCGAGCTCAAGCCGAATGCCTACCGGCTGACGCTCAAGGGCGTGGATATCGGCGCTGGCGAAGCCTATCTGGGCATGTTCATGGCCATCAATCCGGGGCGCGTCGCCGGGCAATTGCCGGGCACGCCGACCACCGACCCGGCGTTTGGCCTGCCGGCCATCTGGATCGAGGCCAACCTGCGCGAGCAGGCGCAGGCACTGGGATATACCGTGGTCGATGCCGGCACCGTGGTCGCCACGCATATCAATCACGTCATCCTCTCGCATGCGGCCGATCTGCTCGGGCGCCAGGAAACCCAGGCGCTGCTGGATCACATCGCCAAGGATGCGCCCAAGCTGATCGAGGATCTGGTGCCCAAGCTGCTGTCGGTCTCGATCGTCCAGCGCGTCCTGCAAAGCCTGCTTGAGGAAGGCGTGAATATCCGCGACATGCACACCATCATCGAGACCCTGGCCGAATACGCGCCACGCACCCAGGATCCGCTCGAGCTGACGACGCAGGTAAGAATCGCCCTGGGCCGCGCCATTGCCCAGCAACTGTTTCCCGGCAATACCGACATGACGGTGATGACCATCGAGCCGGGCCTCGAACGCATACTCGGCCAGGCCATGCAGACCGGTAACGACGCGGGCGCCGGCGGCATCGAGCCGGGTCTGGCCGATACGCTGCTGCGCGAGACGGCGGCCACTGCGCAACGTCAGGAGGAAAGCGGCATGCCGGCGGTGCTGCTGGTGCCGAATCATCTGCGCTGGCTGCTTTCGCGCTTCCTGCGCCGCGCCGTGCCGACCCTCAAGGTCATTTCGAATGCCGAAGTCCCTGATTCACGCACGATTCGTATAACTGCAATTATTGGAGCCTAG